TGACTCGACTTACAAAGTTTATGGTATGAATGGGATCAATGAAATgttacaataaaaattaaaatcataccAATTAAATTTAATTGAGCTGCTCTGAATACATTTATTACACTTTCTTTTATAGTGtatcaaataattttttaaaattatttttataccgatttgataattttaatttcttGGTTGTTAATTAAAAAATTCCAACAAAAAAGATAGTGGGTATAACAAACAAGCCCAAAAATAGCCCAATAAGCAAAAGTGTGAAAGTACAATGGGCCTTAATGCACACAGACTCAACTCTTGAAAGAAACTTAGCTGCTAAGACACCGCCAACAGGAGAAGTCCGAATCAGCCGGACAACACTACCGGCATGCACACCTCCGGCCAAAGAGATCATACTGTTAAATTTACATATTCAACTATTACTTTAAAATATCGAAacaattaatatttttttcttacaaaatataacaaattttttatatattatgtacaatTAATATGTGTATCGTATAAACCAAACTCTAGTACAAATTCGATGTTACGAATATtctgatctctttttttttttatgaaaaatacTCTAATTCATATTATCAATTATGATTATAGAGTTACCTATGCAACGTAACATTGCATGTTCCGTATGGAGGAGCAAGCACTAATTgcaaattatataagaaattagatAAAGCAACGTCATTGAGATTGTGCTAACTGCTAAGGAGTTCCGATTTTAACTTTTCAGATTCCCTTTTCTAAAATATTGAAAAATGATTTGAGTTGGTGAAATTATTCATATAGTTAAGCTTGAGTAGTTATCTAATTTTAAGATCTTGTTTGAAAATAAGTTCACCATAATCTCAAATCAGATTAGCCACCCAAAGTAGCCAAATTTtataaaactaaaaaattatGAAGATGATGGTTGTGTATTTGTTcagtttatattattattgtgaTTAGCCAATAGCCACCCAAAGTtgtcatattttataaaattaaaaatttatgagTATGATGATTGAGTATTAATTcggtttatattattattgttgctacagttttttttttaagttgagGGCTCGAATGATGTAATATTTTTCTATTTGTCAATTTGGTAATCATTGAGAATTGGTGGATATCATTGAGAATATGTACCTCATGCTTACTTACAGGGatcaatttttaacagtagaaatgaacaaaattttttaataaaaacagCAGTTTACTCTTTGATATAAAATATAatgactaatttgctcattttttaagTAGAGAATGCAAAATGCAATTTAACTCCCAATATCAAGATgttcatgatacttttaccaaaTGGATGTCATTTCTTTCTATCGTTTCTAAGTTTTGATATTGTCAAGAGACATGCTTGTTGCCTGGTTATCAAACATCATCCATGATATTTGCATATGTTATATGCTAAATGATATTGGTAAATAAATCAATAAGGGTACGTCTAGAAAGTGACTTAATAATTGTATTTGAATGTAAGtgtttataattatatatatggtATGTTTAGCTAATAATTATAATTAGCGAGTTTCATTTAATTGGGGTAATTGGAACACCTCAATTATATTCTTTAATTATTAGGAAAAGTTAAAATAAGAGTAATTATGCAAGTAATTACAAGCTATTACACTTAAATCTAATTACCTTGTAGTTCTCCAAACTCACTCATACACAATTTAAGTCCAAAAGTCATTTTTATAcaataataatagtattttaatttagttttttattGACAATAGATAAAATTCTCGTGCATTTTATCTACTAAATATTTAACTAAGttacataatatttattataaatggTTTATACTAAATTTGACTAAATTACATAGATGGCAATGTAATGGCGCAAAGAAAAATATTGCTAAATTCACCACCACTCCATAGTTGGCACACTCCGCTCCACCTCCCACCTCCCACCTCACTCCACTATAGATATATAATATTGAAAACTACTATCACCTTCATAGAATTTATATGCATCCATCCCCACCCCACACCACTCGGTGTCAATTCAATTTCTTATACTTATCTTTAATATTCTCaatcttttataattataattctttataaaatatttaaacataaactaTATGTGTTTTTCTTTCTATAATACGTTGTTGCATTTTTATCCTTTTAATAGTTATATATACACAGATACAATGATAATTTCATATAGTGGAGCGAGCCAAGCAATTACCATAATCGCTTCATACCTATTGTTCCAAAAAAATTCACCTTACCTCATCCCTCATCcaccttttaaaaaaaatgatccAAATGGAGTCGGACGGTTCAGGTTTTGTCATCCCTATATACCATCCAATGATGGCAAGAAGTATATGTTTAATATTGGAGAAGGAATAGCCCAACAAATATGAAAGATAAGAGTGTTAGATAAAATAGTTtagtatatttatttttcttattaattttATCAATAATTATACTATTGGATATTTTCTTGAATTATGTATTATATAcgataatttgattttaaatttttccttcaaatattattgatatttttataataattaaaatctatttattaaaatttaaaattgtgtaattatgttaattgaattaaGGCTAATAAATTAGCATTTTCTATTCAATTGTGATGCGCTCAATAATCATGCATGTGATTATAATCACAAACGCTCACATATATATGTTGTATCAAGTAAAGATGATTAACTAAAGATATAATAATCAGCAAATCAATTATTTAACTAACCTGAAAATTAAAAGAGAATTTATTGAAAAAATAAAGCATACGAAAGAGgggaaaaaaggaaagaaaggtaTTAGcatgaaaatgttaaataataaattattatcaaTGGATAAAATAAATTATCGAAAATTTACAAacaaatattgaaaattttatttatatagaaaTCAGACCTAAAAAATTATACCAAGAggcaaattatatataaaaagaaaagattaaaatatgttcTAAATCTTTGTACTCTTCAGATATTCAGAATTTAGTctgtctattttatttttataaatgttgTCTACCTACTTttggaatttaaaatttaaatattaaaattattctattaaatttactaatttaacattttaaattaaaaaatactcacttaaaataaaaagaattataaTAAACTTGAATGTAAAAGTTTTGGCTTAACAATGAAATTAATCTGGTTGAATAACATGcaatgaatgtaaaagaaatcCTAAATTAATGAAATGGAGCGTATCAGattcacatataataataataataataataataataataataatatactgAGTGGAAAAAGACCAAACCTTACCCAAATACTAATAATGAGCAACAGCATACATGGATTACTAGCTAAGAAATTCGattcaaggatgaaatttcttcACTCAGTTTCTGTTCCAACCTAGGGAGATCCACCAATGTCAGATCAATGACCTATATAAAAGCTTGCACTTCATTAGCAACCTCAGAAACCATGAAAGAAAGGTTAAACTTTGCTATTAGGaaagttatgaatttaatatttatattttaatttgattaattttagctCCTGTTTTGATATTTTAGTTTTGACTCAAATAATAACGTTTAAGTCCGTTTGGTTGAATTCAATTACTAATAGTGTACTATGCGTACAATTATAGATTTAGTTCATATTCTCTAAGTGCATCATTCTAAGTCTTTATATTGTtcgtattttgaaattttagttttaacacaAATGACGACAGTTGTTAATCCATTAACTGGATTATTAATTAGTAACTAGAAATAACAAGCTAATATAGCATTAGACATATAATATGTTTATTGcattagattttgaaaataacaaaatttaatgaatttaatagttattGTTTGATGAGAATCAGAAttctaaatgacaaaattaaaatatGAGGATTAAATCCATAATTTTCACAAAGCATACAGTGACTAATACCGTAATTTAACCTAAAAGAAAAGCCAGAAACCCTAAAGAGTCAATGAACAATTTATACCTCAGATTGGATAGTGTGAACCAGTCCTCCATTGATTCTAGTAGAAACACAGCTCACAACATCAAGTCCTTCCTGTACCAATAGTTCCAACACCCTCGATAAGGTCAAAGCTCCAGCACCAAAACCAGTGCTGATCACCAGTTCAACACCACCATCCAAAGACTGGTGAACCACAGCAGTACTTAAAACAGCTCCATCATAGCTCATCCCATGGTCAAAACCAGTCGAATTCAACACCTTTTTTAACTCATCTCTTTTGTAACTCAGTTCACTAACCCTCTTCTGCAAATATTTTATGTACATCACTGCCCCGTTCATATGATCTGATATTGCGCGCTTCCCCTAAAACCCCAAAAAGAAAAGGGTAAACCCCTAAACTCACAATCCAAAACCATTAATTTCATAAAAGATTTAAGCAAATTGATCACCTTGATGTACTCAAGGGGGAGAAGGTTTCTAAGAGAAGCATAAAGGGTAGCCATTTCTTGCCTCCTTTGTCTTTCAACATCTCTATGCATCAACTTCTTCTTTTCaccattatcatcatcatcatcattgccTGCTGCTCCACTTCCCATGCTGCTATACAGATGAGTATTGCCACTGCCATCCATGGGAACAACATAATCCAACACCTTATCTTGTGGGGTTTCATTTTGAGGGTTGGGAATGGAAGGAAATTGGAACAAGAACAACTCATCCATGGCTTTGGTGTAAAGGTGTAAACACGGTTATGGACTTGGTGAAGcattcattttccctttttttgttttttaattcccTTGTGTTTGATTGTTTCAACTTTTTTTCAGAGATTTGGGGTTTGGGGATTTGA
This window of the Gossypium arboreum isolate Shixiya-1 chromosome 12, ASM2569848v2, whole genome shotgun sequence genome carries:
- the LOC108478923 gene encoding transcription factor bHLH36-like is translated as MDELFLFQFPSIPNPQNETPQDKVLDYVVPMDGSGNTHLYSSMGSGAAGNDDDDDNGEKKKLMHRDVERQRRQEMATLYASLRNLLPLEYIKGKRAISDHMNGAVMYIKYLQKRVSELSYKRDELKKVLNSTGFDHGMSYDGAVLSTAVVHQSLDGGVELVISTGFGAGALTLSRVLELLVQEGLDVVSCVSTRINGGLVHTIQSEVIDLTLVDLPRLEQKLSEEISSLNRIS